The Rhodococcus antarcticus DNA segment GCCTCGCGCTCGCCGCGCGGACCAGCCGGAGCGGGCGGTGATCAGCTCGGTCCGCGGCGAGGTGCTGCAGGTGGCGCTCGACCACGCCGTCGTCGAGGTCGGTGGGGTGGGTCTGGCCGTGCTCGCCACCCCCGCCACGCTGGCCACCCTCCGCCGGGGGAGCGAGGCCCGCTTGGACACCACGCTCGTGGTCCGCGAGGACTCCCTCACCCTGTACGGCTTCGCCGACGCCGAGCAGCGCGCGATGTTCACGCTGCTGCAGACCGTCTCCGGCGTGGGGCCGCGCCTGGCCATGGCCGTGCTGGCCGTGCTGGAACCCGACGTGCTGCGCGGGGCGCTGGCCGACGGCAACCTCACCACGCTCATGCAGGTGCCCGGCATCGGCAAGCGCGGCGCCGAGCGGATGGTCGTCGAGCTGCGGGACAAGGTCGAGGCCGTCGGTGCCCCGACCCCCTCCGCGGGCGGTGCGGTGCGAGACCAGGTGGTCGACGCCCTGGTCGGGCTCGGCTTCGGCGGCAAGCAGGCCGAGTCGGCGACCGACGCCGTGCTCACCGCCGATCCCGCCGCGAGCACCGCGGCCGCGCTGCGCGCCGCCCTGTCGAGCCTGGGGGCCCGCCGGTGAGCGAGGAGCCCGGGTCCGACGACGCCCTCACCGCGGCCATGGTCGCCGAGGACCGCGACGTCGAGTCCAGCCTGCGGCCCAAGGACCTGAGCGAGTTCATCGGCCAGCACCGCGTCCGCGAGCAGCTGCAGCTGGTGCTCACCGGGGCCCAGCGGCGCGGCACGCCACCCGACCACGTCCTGCTCTCCGGTCCGCCCGGGCTCGGCAAGACCAGCCTGGCCATGATCATCGCGGCCGAGCTGGGGACGGCGCTTCGGCTCACCTCGGGCCCGGCCCTGGAGCGCGCCGGCGATCTCGCGGCCATGCTCAGCAACCTCGTCGAGGGCGACGTCCTGTTCATCGACGAGATCCACCGCATCGCCCGCCCGGCCGAGGAGATGCTCTACCTGGCCATGGAGGACTTCCGGGTCGACGTGGTGGTGGGCAAGGGCCCCGGGGCCACGTCGATCCCCCTCGAGGTCGCCCCCTTCACCCTGGTGGGAGCGACCACCCGGTCCGGAGCGCTCACCGGACCGCTGCGCGACCGCTTCGGGTTCACCGCGCACATGGAGTTCTACGAGCCCGCCGACCTCCAGCTCGTGCTGGCCCGCTCGGCCCGCATCCTCGGGGTGGACCTGCGCCCCGAGGGGGCGGTGGAGATCGCGGGCCGCTCACGGGGGACACCGCGCATCGCGAACCGACTCCTGCGTCGCGTGCGCGACTTCGCCGAGGTGCGCGGGAACGGCACCGTCGACCGCTCCACCGCGCGCGCGGCGCTCGCCGTCTACGACGTGGACGAGCTCGGGCTCGACCGGCTCGACAAGGCCGTGCTCGGCGCGCTCGTGCGCAGCTTCGGTGGCGGCCCCGTCGGCGTGTCCACCTTGGCCGTGGCCGTGGGGGAGGAACCGGCGACGGTCGAGGAGGTCTGCGAGCCGTTCCTGGTGCGTGCCGGGATGCTGGCCCGCACCCCGCGGGGCCGGGTGGCGACGGCCGCGGCGTGGACCCACCTGGGCCTCGTGCCCCCACCGGACGCGGTCACCGGAGCGGGCCAGGCGGTCCTCTTCGACTGACCCGTCGGCCGCTCCGGGAGAGCAGTCGGTGACGGGTGGCACACTGGGGTCCCGTGCCGGGTCGCCGGTGCGCGACCCGACGACAGGACCGATCCACCGATGAACGCCTTGCTCCCCATCCTCCTCGTGGCCTTCCTGGGCATCATGTACATGGCCAGCCGCCGGCAGAAGAAGGAGGCCAAGGCCGTCTCCGACATGCAGGACGCGCTGACCGCGGGCGACGAGGTGATGACGACCTCCGGTCTGCACGGAACCATCGTCGACCTCGACGAGGACACGGTGGACCTCGAGGTCGCCCCCGGGGTCGTCACCACCTGGAACCGCCTGGCCATCCGGTCCCGGGTCACCGTCGACGCCAGCGAGGACGAGGTCGAGGACGAGGACCTGGAGGACGACCAGGTCGAGGACCAGCCCGCCGTCGAGGCCTACGAGCCGGCCGCGCCGAGCCTGCGCAAGGACTGACCGGACCGACCGGGCGGGTACGGTGCCTCTCCGGGCGAACCGGACGGGCGCCGACGCCGGTCGGCCGTGCGGAGGCGTCAAGCCACGAGCGCGAGCGCACCCCCACCCCTGAGCACACCCAGCCCGAGCACGTGACCAGCAGCACCCAGGCGAGGAGAACGACGGATCGTGGCACCCCAGGCAGGGCAGGTCCGGCCCGCGCGCTACCTGTCGATCTTCGCGGTCATCGTGGTGGGCCTCTACGCCCTGGTGTTCTTCACCGGTGGGGGCTCACCCAAGCCGAAGCTGGGCATCGACCTGCAGGGCGGTACACGGGTCACGCTGACCGCCACGACCCCGGACGGTCAGGCGCCCAGCCAGCAGAACCTCGACCTCGCCCGGCAGATCATCGAGACGCGGGTCAACGGCATCGGGGTCTCGGGCTCCGAGGTCGTCATCGACGGCAGCAACCTCGTCATCACCGTTCCCGGCGACAACAGCTCGCAGGCGCGCAGCCTCGGCCAGACCGCGAAGCTCTCCTTCCGCGGGGTGATCGGCAGGCCGGTGCCGGCGGCAGCCGCAGCGGTGCCCGCCCCCGCGGCAGGCACGGCC contains these protein-coding regions:
- the ruvA gene encoding Holliday junction branch migration protein RuvA, with the translated sequence MISSVRGEVLQVALDHAVVEVGGVGLAVLATPATLATLRRGSEARLDTTLVVREDSLTLYGFADAEQRAMFTLLQTVSGVGPRLAMAVLAVLEPDVLRGALADGNLTTLMQVPGIGKRGAERMVVELRDKVEAVGAPTPSAGGAVRDQVVDALVGLGFGGKQAESATDAVLTADPAASTAAALRAALSSLGARR
- the yajC gene encoding preprotein translocase subunit YajC; this encodes MNALLPILLVAFLGIMYMASRRQKKEAKAVSDMQDALTAGDEVMTTSGLHGTIVDLDEDTVDLEVAPGVVTTWNRLAIRSRVTVDASEDEVEDEDLEDDQVEDQPAVEAYEPAAPSLRKD
- the ruvB gene encoding Holliday junction branch migration DNA helicase RuvB, with product MVAEDRDVESSLRPKDLSEFIGQHRVREQLQLVLTGAQRRGTPPDHVLLSGPPGLGKTSLAMIIAAELGTALRLTSGPALERAGDLAAMLSNLVEGDVLFIDEIHRIARPAEEMLYLAMEDFRVDVVVGKGPGATSIPLEVAPFTLVGATTRSGALTGPLRDRFGFTAHMEFYEPADLQLVLARSARILGVDLRPEGAVEIAGRSRGTPRIANRLLRRVRDFAEVRGNGTVDRSTARAALAVYDVDELGLDRLDKAVLGALVRSFGGGPVGVSTLAVAVGEEPATVEEVCEPFLVRAGMLARTPRGRVATAAAWTHLGLVPPPDAVTGAGQAVLFD